A single Sutterella megalosphaeroides DNA region contains:
- a CDS encoding GNAT family N-acetyltransferase, producing MFRIRSVTPADLDILTDIEAQSFPEAEKATRESFEKRLAVFSDHFLILEDAGRPVGLIDGMVTDQRTITDDLYEDATKHNPKGRFQSVFGLAVIPEYRRRGCGTMLLRAFVEYARGQGREGVILTCKEHLIDFYGATGFRKVGLSESVHGGARWYDMELIF from the coding sequence TGTTCCGTATCCGATCCGTTACGCCCGCCGACCTCGACATCCTGACCGACATCGAAGCGCAGAGCTTTCCCGAAGCCGAAAAGGCAACGCGCGAGAGCTTTGAAAAGCGCCTCGCGGTCTTTTCCGACCACTTTCTGATTCTCGAAGACGCGGGGCGCCCGGTCGGTCTCATCGACGGGATGGTGACCGATCAGCGCACGATCACGGACGATCTCTACGAAGACGCGACGAAGCACAACCCGAAGGGCCGCTTCCAGAGCGTTTTCGGTCTGGCGGTGATTCCCGAATACCGCCGTCGCGGCTGCGGCACGATGCTCCTTCGTGCGTTCGTCGAGTACGCGCGCGGGCAGGGCCGCGAAGGCGTGATCCTCACCTGCAAAGAGCACCTGATCGACTTTTACGGTGCGACGGGCTTCCGGAAGGTCGGCCTTTCCGAGTCCGTCCACGGCGGCGCCCGATGGTACGACATGGAACTGATTTTTTGA
- a CDS encoding helix-turn-helix domain-containing protein yields the protein MTDEKDGTPDGLPTQSSPSPTEDEHPTRSTAAAYRGPRIASAGRRPRIIKRARWTAVSSAREVGALIRVLRLRAGFTQDETAELLGVSRRWYNELENGRETIRIGMVLDVLNAFGCHMGLGGEGASFSIEELTHVAAVKGREDQVWHVDFERGLEDPEERPEAVKRGNKRGYLRSGIRVANNKIVQIPKKRPIVPEFASGAQDAAKASDLKETKEAKDAKSETPETDDESK from the coding sequence ATGACCGACGAAAAAGATGGGACGCCCGACGGGCTTCCTACGCAGAGCTCTCCGAGCCCGACGGAGGACGAACATCCGACGCGCTCGACGGCGGCCGCGTATCGCGGACCGCGCATCGCATCGGCCGGGCGGCGCCCCCGCATCATCAAGCGCGCCCGCTGGACTGCGGTTTCCTCCGCCCGCGAGGTCGGGGCGCTCATTCGCGTGCTGCGCCTGCGCGCGGGCTTCACGCAGGACGAAACGGCGGAACTTCTGGGCGTGAGCCGCCGCTGGTACAACGAACTCGAAAACGGTCGCGAGACGATCCGGATCGGCATGGTCCTGGACGTTCTCAACGCGTTCGGCTGCCACATGGGGTTGGGCGGCGAGGGTGCTTCCTTCTCGATTGAAGAGCTCACCCACGTTGCGGCCGTCAAGGGGCGCGAAGACCAGGTCTGGCACGTCGACTTCGAGCGCGGTCTCGAAGACCCCGAAGAGCGTCCCGAAGCCGTGAAGCGCGGGAACAAACGCGGGTACCTCCGCTCGGGCATTCGCGTCGCGAACAACAAGATCGTGCAGATCCCAAAAAAGCGCCCGATCGTGCCCGAATTCGCTTCCGGAGCACAGGACGCCGCGAAGGCTTCCGACTTGAAAGAAACGAAGGAAGCGAAAGACGCGAAATCCGAGACGCCCGAAACAGACGACGAATCGAAGTGA
- a CDS encoding HipA domain-containing protein, with translation MLFPYRRTYDVRIDALPDAPRAGTLVFPLAPDSRKREDRDSKSDKRIPSRSGNEVQSLPEAPIENPKDFPGEPRVDLRDFYPREMRRPELFDDRPIFIYDPEWLKEGFPLGADLPLAGGTLRPVEGESTFGFLKDRAVDPGRIDLPREALRAGLELNLPADAGNIETLAVLLPHARHHAGGILLTDPDTGHPQGMRAVIPPAVTQLDALLYAHHAYERGRAAPEDLERLLAAASIPGSRAQYLTEKDRRSAFVLFESRGDDWNRPLWSELGLRLARQCGIATVDSVLSESLGSAVLITERPDRLKPKTSSQTKVSIKSTDSEKKRKTFEVDGSPSIDAPLLTLSASTLIQNGRRTMSYLAMADILNADGAAPSKDLPVLWQRMVFSLLTGGTDRPERWLFVREEFGWRPAPAHDLSPAPDFTDRPITADGVRRLRDADDAVAVADYFQLSLRDAKTRLADMRRVVSGWKREAHDLGISSRETARMAPLFDV, from the coding sequence ATGTTGTTTCCCTACCGACGCACGTACGACGTGCGCATCGACGCCCTCCCCGACGCCCCTCGTGCGGGCACGCTCGTCTTTCCGCTCGCACCCGATTCGAGGAAGCGCGAGGATCGAGATTCGAAATCGGACAAAAGAATCCCTTCCCGATCGGGAAATGAAGTCCAAAGCCTTCCGGAAGCTCCGATCGAGAACCCGAAAGATTTCCCGGGCGAGCCGCGCGTCGACTTGAGGGATTTTTACCCCCGCGAGATGCGTCGTCCCGAACTCTTCGACGACCGGCCGATCTTCATCTACGACCCGGAATGGCTGAAGGAGGGCTTTCCCCTCGGGGCGGATCTGCCGCTTGCGGGCGGCACTTTGCGTCCCGTCGAGGGCGAATCGACCTTCGGCTTTTTGAAGGACCGCGCGGTCGACCCGGGGCGGATCGATCTGCCTCGCGAAGCCCTTCGGGCGGGGCTTGAACTCAATCTCCCCGCGGACGCGGGCAACATCGAGACGCTCGCCGTTTTACTGCCCCACGCGCGGCACCACGCGGGCGGCATTCTCCTCACGGACCCCGATACGGGGCACCCGCAGGGGATGCGGGCCGTGATTCCGCCTGCCGTCACGCAATTGGACGCCCTCCTCTACGCGCACCACGCCTACGAGCGCGGCCGTGCGGCGCCCGAAGACTTGGAGCGACTTCTGGCGGCGGCCTCGATCCCGGGGAGCCGTGCGCAGTACCTCACGGAGAAGGATCGTCGAAGCGCTTTCGTACTGTTCGAGTCGCGCGGCGACGACTGGAACCGTCCGCTCTGGAGCGAATTGGGCCTGAGGCTCGCCCGCCAATGCGGGATTGCGACGGTCGACTCCGTCTTGTCCGAGTCGCTCGGCTCCGCGGTACTCATTACGGAACGGCCCGATCGGCTCAAACCCAAGACGTCTTCACAAACGAAGGTTTCGATCAAATCGACCGACTCGGAGAAAAAGCGGAAAACGTTCGAGGTCGACGGCTCGCCCTCAATCGACGCCCCCCTTTTGACGCTCTCCGCGTCGACCCTGATTCAGAACGGTCGCCGCACGATGAGCTACCTCGCAATGGCAGACATTCTCAATGCCGACGGGGCGGCCCCTTCGAAGGATCTGCCCGTTCTCTGGCAGCGGATGGTCTTTTCGCTTTTGACGGGCGGCACGGACCGGCCCGAACGGTGGCTCTTCGTACGCGAAGAGTTCGGGTGGCGCCCCGCTCCCGCCCACGACCTCTCGCCCGCCCCCGACTTTACCGATCGTCCGATCACGGCGGACGGCGTTCGGCGGTTGCGCGACGCGGACGACGCCGTGGCGGTTGCGGACTACTTCCAACTGTCACTGCGCGACGCCAAAACGCGTTTGGCCGATATGCGGCGCGTCGTCTCGGGGTGGAAGCGCGAAGCGCACGATCTCGGCATCTCCTCGCGCGAGACCGCGCGCATGGCGCCGCTTTTCGACGTGTGA
- a CDS encoding helix-turn-helix domain-containing protein produces the protein MRPSLAVEESVRTLGYNIRVARLRRRLPQSLVAERAGISLQTLIKVEAGECGVAIGNIAAVLQALGLGDAIGTLAASSADEAGLLLEERRLPQRVRGKKKTVDAF, from the coding sequence ATGAGACCCTCCTTGGCCGTTGAAGAGTCCGTTCGGACCCTCGGATACAACATCCGCGTCGCCCGTTTGCGGCGGCGCCTCCCCCAGTCGCTCGTAGCGGAACGAGCCGGAATTTCGCTTCAGACCCTCATCAAAGTCGAAGCGGGCGAATGCGGCGTTGCGATTGGAAACATTGCTGCCGTCCTTCAGGCGTTGGGGCTCGGTGACGCGATCGGAACGCTTGCCGCCTCCTCCGCCGACGAAGCGGGTTTGCTTCTCGAAGAGCGTCGACTGCCGCAGCGCGTTCGCGGAAAAAAGAAAACGGTCGACGCGTTCTGA